In Primulina huaijiensis isolate GDHJ02 chromosome 4, ASM1229523v2, whole genome shotgun sequence, the DNA window CAAGAAAGCACACAAGAGCATGATACAAGTAAGAtaccaaattaaaaaaaatgcttcTCGGAATGATCCGTCCGATTTAATTTCTACCACACACACCAGAAGAATCTAGATTCCAGGTTAGATACAAATTGAGTTAACGTCCCAGCGTGAAGTGATTTTCTAGAATTTGGGTGTGAGTTCGAGACACATTTAATACCTGCTTGGGCCTAATTTTCTCATGATACctttcaaaaatttatatacAACTATCTCAAAAGTGTAACCGAAAATATATGCTAACTATTTGAGATGGTTTCCGTTTGAGCTGAATGAATCAGAAATACCGACTAGCTATGCAAACAATCTCATTAAATCCTAAACTTGcattccaaaaattacgaaattCGATCAGTAGAAGCGCAAACTCAACTAGTTTGGCACCAATTTCACTTCAACTAAGAGGACGAATATGCATGACATGAAGAATAATAATAAGCACACACGATACTAAATAAATCCAAGTGTCAACACGAAAATTCCAAACTAACACAATTGAATTCGAAGAATAAATCCAGAAACATATAAAGGTCTCAAATTGAGATTAATCAAAACGATGATGGGCGCCAATTCAAGCCACGCCCAGCTAAAATTGAAACCAAATATACTTAAATCCAGGTTCCAACAACACATCTAATATCCGATGATTCGTATCGATTTTTGTTTcagaaatgaatcaatcaccTGCGCCGCAAAGATCTTAGCGGCAATGGCTGATAGAGCAGCGTTGAGTCCAGCCACAATCGCCCAGCCGTAGGCTTTCTTCCTCTCCCACTCCATCAAAACTTCCCTAGTGAGCAAATAAATAActctataaaattaaattttgaatgaattttaagttaaatctgCCTTTTTTGAGTAAGTTTTAAAATGGTACGTCAAATTATTGATAATTAGTCAAAttcgtaaataaataaaaaaattaaaataagaaatgaaaattgaaaCTGAAAACCCATTTCGATACCATAAAAATTCAATTGATTTGAATATTCtgcataaattataaattcttgTCTAACCTCACTTTCTATATATAGATCTAAGTATGTATGGAAACAGTATTTACACGATTGTACAATATCCTCTCATCTATATTACTATCCATATTCTTCGTTTTACAaaacgaaaatgattaactcaatTTATCATAGGTTTTTATTACAAGCTCTTATAAAGTATTTTGAACTTTCGTTTTCAATTAACGTGAGATAAGGATATCACAATCACCATTTTTTCATGAACGCCGACATACTCATTGAGGCCCGCCTCTCGATCCACTAACGTCGAGAATTTAGAAATGATTCCCACATATTCCAGATGCGACTCTTGTCTCACATGTTCAAAAAGTGGCTCACCCACATAGTATATTGTCATTCGTAGCACTTATTTCCCGTTTTCTTGCTTGTGACCGTCTCTGATAgaggtgttcaaacttcggataaaatcgaaaaaatcgaaaatctaaaccgaaaaaaccgaacacagaatcgaattttataatttggatataaatattaaaaccgaaatttatttggttcggtttcggattatatatgtcaaaaccgaaccgactgaaaaaaccgaaatttcattaaattaataattatatttttattatgtattttttgagatgatatcagtaaatgatgaattattttgaataatatttagttgattgttgtttatgtaattcatttagactttatatttaaatgttttactacgaaatcatgtaaaaagaaaacatattatattttacaatatatttatcttactaatttaaataattgtatcaaaaccgaACTAACCGAACCATTTCGGTAGAAAACAGAACCGAAGagcggcgcacattgcacgctgttatatatttgtaaaactaaaagcctaaataaaaaatcaaaaatcgaACCGATTGATGAACACCTCTcatctttgatatcattcttcATGTCCCAGACCCAAACTTAGGTCTGCATCTGCATTATTGCACATACAATAATAAGCTTTTATAGAAACTACTTGCTATCTATatccgtttttttttttttttacttttttgtttTGAGAGAACTATGGATCGATTCCGTGTCACCGAACTAGACAACGAACAAGAGAACCCAGAGTGGACCTCTACCGAGtcaattcaaaacaaaaacttCTCAAACAAAAGAAACACAATCTCGTTCGCTATCCGCGTCAATAAAAACCCAACCAATCAAAAACGCTTTTCTGACACAAATTAACCAATAAGAATCGAGTAATAACTCAGCCCTCGGATTCGCATTTaattatctttttctttttgccGAGAAAATAGGATACTAGTAGCCGTTGCGCCGCCTTCACCCCCTATATATACCCACCACCCGACCCCGTTGTCGTGATATATCGTCTCTTCCCCAATTTTGGCGTGATTTCCGGGAAATTCGATACGTAGAATTGAGGAACTCTATGGCTCGAACCAAGCAAACCGCTCGTAAGTCCACCGGTGGCAAGGCTCCTCGGAAGCAGCTCGCTACCAAGGTCTGTGGTTTGTTCcgattttcttttgtttgtgtgTTCGATTTCGATTTCGATTTCTTGGGTTTCTTTATGTTTTTCGTTATTATTGTTTGAATCGGGAGATTGAGTGAGGAGGATTGGAATTGTGAGAATCTTCTGTTCTTTCATCGGATATTGGAAATATGGTTTCTAGGGTCCGAATTCTTTCCAAAATTTCTGGTTTTCGCATTCTATTTTGAACTTGTATACGATTTATATCTATGTTTTCAATCATGATTACTGCTATCAAATCGCGAGGAGAATTTGTTTTCCGATCTTTGTGTTCAATTTGTGAATTATTCCTGTTTCCTATGATTTAAATTGGCTTTTGTTTCTTTGAGAGAGGAGGATAATTTGTTCACTGCCTTTTTGGGTTCaatctttagagttttaatcGTTTATTCTGCCAATTTGTGAGGAAAACTGGTTTACCGACATTCGTGTTTGATTTGTATTCAGGCCGCAAGGAAGTCAGCCCCAACCACCGGCGGAGTGAAGAAGCCCCACCGTTACCGCCCCGGAACAGTCGCCCTCCGGTAAAAACCCTAATCCCCAATTTTATTCCTCAACGATGATTGAACTAATCAAACAATTCCAGTCATACCATCCATCATAACACTTTTGACTCATTTGCAACAGTGAGATCCGGAAATACCAGAAGAGCACCGAGCTTCTGATCCGCAAGCTCCCATTCCAACGACTGGTCCGTGAAATAGCCCAGGATTTCAAGACTGATCTCCGATTCCAGAGCCATGCAGTCCTCGCCCTGCAGGAAGCAGCTGAGGCATATCTAGTCGGTCTGTTCGAAGACACCAATCTGTGCGCCATTCATGCGAAGAGGGTCACGATCATGCCGAAAGACATTCAGCTGGCCCGACGAATTCGTGGAGAACGCGCATAAGAACATGGGCAATACCCGCATCTGTCGTCCTCGCACACTGAAATTACTGTTTTTGCTACATAGACAATTCTTTCTTAGAATTCTGTCCAATCTAGATGGTGAACATGTGGGAGTTTTATTTCTATTTTGTCACAATCAAGTTTGATATTTGCCTGTTTCATCATCATATTCAAACttctgtatttttttaaaaaagaatccaAATGTTTCTTGAAGTTGTTTTTAGTGCAAATTGTGCAGTTGAACATTGAAAATCGGGTGAATCACTACAAATATTGTGAGAGACATAAGTTATGTGCTCGAGCTTGACCTGACTCGACTAGGCTTCGACCAAAAACATAGTATTTGGGGTCGAGACAGGCTCAATCGAGTAGTATTGTTCGAAATCCAAAAACTTAGTATTTGGGGTCGAGCTAGCTCAATCGAGTAGTAGTGTTCCAAGTTCGAATTTGATATCTAACTCAATCGTGAGATTGATGAGTGAAGTTTAGGgcatatgaattaaaaaatttaaaagcttGCATATCCATGATATATGATGATGCTTGATCAATTTGTCAGATAAGATGATGGACCAAATTATTCTGCATGTTTTTCAAATGAGACAGttagtaatatttttcaaatgtggCAGTCAGCAAGTGTATATTGTCCATGAATGGTTGGTGGCTGACAGAAAATACATTTGGTTTCATATGCATTTGGTTTCATATGAAATCAAAAGTTTTCAAAGCTTAAAAAAATTGAGAGATTATTTGTGTGAgttggaaaaattatttttctcgattacactcgggttgggagtgtgagatatTTAGTGTATTGTTGTATacatttgtaatatttttcttGTTATAAAAGATCAGCAGTAGTTTTATTGACGTAGCTTATCTTGGGTGaactaaataaatttttgtgtttttgttgattattttattatgtattttttgggtactattaccATCGTGATCCCCAACACAATTTTTATTTCTCCCTCTCTAGTTATTATATATCGATACGTGTCAATTTTTACTAAAATGCGACCAAAGAGAATTATTCTTCGCTCTTTTTTAtctcattatttttttcattctcaagaaaaaaatatggcACGTGATTCGAGTGGCACTTGAGTTACCAATTCTATGCTATACCTAAAAttttgatgaattatttttgttatgacGTGAAATTTTAGTTATTGGATCATGAACACATGACATCAATATCTTTAATGTAAATTATGGATCAATATATGGAATTACGTGCCAATTTATAGGCCCATTTCCATGTTCAACGGGCTCGACTGAAGATTTTTCTATTAACTAAACATTACTTTAGGGTATTCTTGTTTCATAAAGAAATTATTCAATCAcattatgttttgaaattaacattttacttttttaatgtttgatttactttcgattttatttttattttgtttttgttgatgCCAATTTTtggttcatatatatatatatatgcagaAGTATATGCAATggccactacaacaaaaatgacttttcgcagcgcgcaaatactctttccgcggcgcacattgcacgctgcgaaactgcaagctgttgaaagttcaagtttatccgcagcgtgcatttatgtgtgctgtaaatattatataatttccgcagcgtgcttttaatgcacgctgttgatgatgcgctgcggaaagtcatttttgttgtagtgggcATCTCGCAAATTCTCTTCTATGTATGTTCTCAGGAAATTCTTTTCCGGTATTTAATTATAGTGTCTGATACTAACTGAAAATTTAGGGTTCGGTTCCAGAAAGTGACGTTAGTCCGAATGCAGACTTCAAATTCACTCTAGACTTGAAATCACGAaagagaccgttagaagggagCCAGGAGGGTGTTCCGAGGTAGTCCATTCGATGCTCGAGTCAGATACCGCGAGTAGAATgagagagcagctaagggtgctgctaaAAGTCAATATAGTAAATGAATGAATTGGATGCtcaaacatgatatttataggaaGATACGTGAACCTGTCATGAGTCTTCTACCTTAGCAAGAGATGGACCAGAGGTCCAAAATCTGTTTTGGACCTAATCTTATCAGTTCGGGAATGTACGTATCACAACGATCCAATTTGACTCGACGCATGAAAATTAGGTTGTGAACCATCATATAGAACGCGATCTAGGccattaacttcaaactatatgGATCATATTCAACCCAAATAGTCATTAACCTTCATGAAGAGATATGATCTCTTCATGATCAGACATATTAGATCTGATAGTGCTTAACATGCCTATCACTTTCTCATTCgcccaaaaataatttttcccgaAAACTAAAATTTAGATATAATCAATTGACGTAAGGATAACAATGAATTGAGTTTGAAAGAAGTCACACGCTCACTTCGGGACATGTCTAAACCTGTTCAATGACCTAATATGTAACCTTAGttcacaaaattgttgtttattattattaaatattatggttgttaaaagtaaaaatctcaaactctcaaaatttaccaaactacacactttataaaattttctctctactcaattgtgatttttttcacacattgagagacctatttatagaaaatctttggaaataatccaaaaataattacatcattacattcatcatcacacactaattttaaatatttacaaatctTATTTTCAGGATTCAAATATTATCACTCATATTTTTCAACAATGGTatgtttttttggaaatttttattatatatttgctggaattaaacatttttaaaatgttgaGTGAAGACAAAATGGGTTCAACATAGACCCGTGAACTTAATATGACCCGTGACATCTCCGAAAATGaattttgtaatatttatattaaattttttttttatattatccaTTCAATGTACAATGCTGCTTTTCGTTCTCTGAAAATAGTGCCCTCCTTTCaacaagttattttaaaaagttataTTATCCATTCAATGTACATGGCTAGGttccagttttttttttttaaaaagaaaaattcgtTCTATTCAGTATTGAAAAAAACGTGTTCGGTCGCCAAATGCTCGATCCTAATCTCAATCGAGTATGtttttcataagacggtctcacagatttttattcgtgagacagatcaatcatgttcatatttataataaaaattaatatatttgacataaaaaatactactttttcgtggatgacctaTATAGAAtattcgtttcacaaaattgacccgtaagattgtctcacatgagtttttatgATCCCAATCCTTTATTTTCTGGTTATTAACTTGATTACTCCCTACACCAAGTTTCTTTCATATGAAGTAAGTTcgaattatgaaaaataataaattttaggtTGTCTGCATCAAGTTCCATTCACACATCTATATCAAGTTCCTTTCACATAAAGCTTCACAAGATAACAAGCCTTGAATATCTACAAAATAAAAGTATAATATGATTTGGATATAATATATGGTAAGATATTTTCATCGCTTGCCCCTCTCAATTGGAAATCCATAATAATGATATCTTTCACACGTGATTTATCAGTTAGGTTTGTAAACAGTTAGATTTTTGGGCTCAATTTACTTCTAGAATTCGGTTTGGTAATGTTTCTTTTTCCAATAATCAAGACTAAAATGTTTCAAcagtttttctctttttggtgtttgacaaaattatGCCAAAATACTGAATTCATCGATTTTCAACCATATGTGCAACTGAGCTAACTGAATCGGTATTGATTATCTTCTAAACTAGGTGGTAAATTTCTTCTGTGGCTGAATAGATGATCTAGGCTGATTAGAACTAGTTGACTTCTcctgttcttttttttttttgtcaacaccaGACGTTGGCTTCACGTAGGCGAGAATAGATGCTAACTAAGAACTAAATCATCAATATTTTCGTTGAAATTAGCTTGAACTTCCTTTATCTTGGTATAAAGTTAAAAGTTATTGGCTTTAATTTTCCCACCAAGATGAGTAGCAGTGGCTGCCTCtgctttttttatttgttcCAGATGACTATATATATCAATCACACTTCTGGATAGTTATGACACATCTTTGAGTATTTTGTCTTTGAACGATTCTAAGGCTTCTTTAATATTCATATTGATTCTTTTAAGGATTGTGATAGAAGAGGAGATAGTAGTGAGGCTGGAGCTGATCTGATCCAAAGTTGTTCCATCAGTCAAGTCCAGATCTGGTGAGGATTGCTCTACTGGAGGCATTTCTTTGGAAGAGGGATCGATCAATTCAAGGCTAGATTGATAGAAGGTACTGCTTGatcaatcaataaaatttttgaatcagCCGGTTCTTCTACAGTCCGATTGATGTATTCTGCTAATACTGGATCACTGTGCTCAGTCATTGCCACTTCAACTGTCTCTTGAACAAGCCCTCGAATAAAATCTTTTTAGCTGATCCTATCACCAGGATATCTTCTGATAAGGTGACGTATGCAGTGGGGTTAATTGTAACAGTTTTCTTATTTGGTGAAGAGGCAAGAAGTGCACTGAGCAGCgaacatcatcatcatcttcaatTTGCTGTGGTGCAATGGATTGCAAAATTTCTTCAACATTTGAAAGAGTAATGATCCTCATGGATGGGGAGGAGGAAATGACTGACTGGTCAGGCAGTTGGGTTCTTTTTGAATCAGTATCAGTTGGCTTTTTTTATGGAGACTGAACTGAAGATCCATATACTTCATGCTTCTTGGTATCCACTGGTTCaaaaattttgtgatcattCTCCCAAAATTTGACCTTCAAAAAGACCGGAGAGTTGCGTATATATCTCCTGGTGCTGTCTTATATCTGTTAGTCTTATATCTGTTAGAAATCAGTCTTACTATTTACTTATAGTTGGCTCCATCCTCTCCAAACTCATTATTACCCCTTAATATCTCGTCTCATTCTTTTTAGGGCACACATAGCCAGCTAGATCAAGAGGCGCATGCCAGAAGTTTAACACATGAGAAATTTTCAGGAAGTCACTCATCTCAGTAGTACTCTCACTCATACACATATAACCCAATAGACTTGTATCCAACGAGCTTGTTACTCTATGTAAGCAAGTTTCTTCGTTCTTACTATACCTATCACTTTCTCATTCacccaaaattaatttttaccgGAAACTAAAATTTAGATATAATCTATTCACGTATAAATGATAATCAGTTGAGTTTAAACTTAGTCACATATTAAACGTTGAAGAAGTTGTGCAATCCATTTCACACCAAGTTTCAAAAGATAACAAGCCTTGAATATCTACAAAATAAAAGTATAATAGgattatgatataatatatgGTAAGATTTTTCATCACTTGCCCCTCTCAATTGTAAATCCATAATAATGGAAACCATATTGCCCACAATAAATATAGCTCCTCTGGTCAGATGATTGGCAAAATAAATTTTCTGGTgcactaacttttaatttttcaaactttaattttGGCGTACTAACcattattatttgaatatttttgtttatttgttgATATCTCATACATGTCGGCATTTAATGCCGTCACGCTAAAACTCCAACAAAATATGGCAAAACCCCATAACACCAACTTCATTGCCCCAAAACTAAATTTTAACCAAAAGATACAATTTAAATTGAACAAATTAatgaaccaattttttttttttttgatataatTTCCTTTTGAATTGATTCTCACATAAAAAAGCATAAAACAATGATTAATTCATCgtttcaaaatatgaaaatatcatAATAATGATTTCTTATCGTCAAGGCATATGACGATTATCAACTCACCATATCATGGGTAGAAATATGAGATTGAgtaattaaattttagaaaaaattattatattcagAACTCAATTTCATAATTCATTTTACTCTTCaacattcataaaatattattatatgaatATGAAAACCAATGTATTAAAGGGGCTGCCAAAGTGCCTGGTGTTGGAAAATCACATATGatccataaacataattttCTGTTTCAATCAATTGATAaacataattttcataattcAATATAAACGtagctctgatatcacttgttggagatttaataaaaaaataaatccatAAATCATGTGATTGAATCTATATATCACAACATGCCAAGAATTCAAgtcgaattatcagaaaatataaataacactAAATGCGTAACATAATCAATTGATTGGTCTTGCGTTGTAGTTATTGATCTTCCAAGACAATAAAAAATCGACCATATTATTCTTGTCTCAGATGGGAGAATGAGAGATATCtagaatatataaaattaattaatttatgtgaGCCCACGAAATAGTTCCAACACATGTATCCACACTCAAAGATACATAGAGGCATCACTGAAAGAAGAGtgaaaaagaagaaattaatTCAAGAGTGTTCTTCTGTGTTTGAGAAGAGAACAAGAGTGAACGAGATAGTTTCTTCTTTGTTCTTCTTTGTTCGGTTGTATTGCTGTGATTGAGTTGTATCTGTAAACATCAACAAGAGTAGTGAAGTGATCTTCGGTGGATGTAGGCCATCTTTTGGGGTAAAGTTATTGTGTACATTGTGATTCTTGCTTTTCCAACATTTTAAAGTTGAATATATATGATTGAATGCTCACCATTTGACCTAAAACTATAATTTGTAGTAATGATgaagttcaaatttttttaaaccgTATAATAGCTCAAGCACCATGTTACATCGCTCTCTTAGCAGGGCACTCTAACAGTCATTCTCTCGATAATTGCATCACTTGTGACCGTGAGAATCAAATTAGAGAAATTGATTATAACATCAATTGTAGGATCGAACGCTTGTCGTTTTAGCAAAATTTATAACTATTGGCAACGATTCAGCCCAATCTCCACATTTCGACCACTCTCATATCAGTGACAATTATTGATCTCCAACAGAATCTTGATCCATATCTATGCTGAAGATAATCTTATAAACACATGAATTTAAAGGGAACTTTTTTGTCTACTTTTAtcgatgaaatttttttatcgtATGATCATTCCAAATTAAAATGTCGATCAATACTTACATTTAGTCGCGACGATTATAATTAAAAGCTCACCAACATATATTGTTCTGGGGTGTAATAATTATCTAtacttttttttgaattttgtgtgCAAAATCATGGTCATTTAATTATGAGTCCTAGTGGTGTATGTATAGAGGTTGACTCTTAATTTCATAAGGAGTCCCTCTCCCACAAGGattctaataatttcattatgttTAAAACTCTCATATAGttgatatataatgtatttattaacttttaataatacatgatataataataccatatacacatattttatatcatcatataaaatatatatgaacattaaattaaataaccattatttaatttataaactaacttattggttaatttaattttagacTCTCTAAAACATTTATGAAAATTTGTAAATGTTAGTAGTCACTATTACTAGTACAATCATTTAATCAGTAAATTCTCAAATCACTAAATAACTGATTTCGTACTCATTATAAACCCGATCGACGCTTCGAGAGCGTCGATGTGTcaatgatacaaatcttgttcatataatgaaaaataaaaatttcgaagatcaaaattttcatttaccatattgggcagctgccagttttattgaactccttcacaaaacaggcaattccactctccttccttaattggcaatcatgctaacttccatttctttcatcctatggaatcagctcataaactcctttataagcatctagtttgatctctatcaaactataatcgccaaattccaactctttgaaatttgactatctcaacgggaacatagaatatgatacttgtgtgaccctcaatggttcagagatacagctagccgtgggttcacatctccaagtgattcagaataacatttattcttttttgggtttaccctagttaatcCCATTTATTTCATCAAcatcttgatcaagaatgtcagaattcATTTCTGATTgaacccatcggatcatggtaagagcgtctagttgtatcgtcccatgatcccctagataacactgatagtgcctgcaagaacctttagtcatggttgacgtacagtacggtcccttcaacacatatatcacGATCGAGTCTGCAacaattggtatatcgagatttGTATATGAATTCAATAGCAATGCGATTTATATTTGAGTAATAGCGTCATGGTATGCGCAACTGAGGAAACACATTTACATACTGCACATGTCTTACTCCGACCAGAGATtctttgcactattaactcatcagaccacataggatatctttacCCGCAGAcaaacggtgaatccccaactacacTGCATTTgttcctacgtatttcgaaactacacccaaccttgccatctaatgaccctcgatggagtcggtaaacagatcaaagtgtatgctagtacgtatagccctaCATTGTCccaggtcaaaggactaatggtgtacaaccataactgagtactattccactcgataagtgggaaccacttggatagtccaatggagggttgtttagtacatcatcatatgatcacctatctgtgtgaatggacatctttACGCCCTTGCAAacgaaacatggcgtttactcCACATATGTTAGTTTCAAGCTCGAGCgatctttatccttgttttaggctgCTGATTCAACTAGGaacttgtttagaatatacggtacactttctaatgtgtttcatgatcttacgttgcgacgcagaaCTCAtgatacctattgtatattcagatactttatctatgcagcttgcatgtgtatacagataaagtataatgccataataaaaaaaaatcataaaatattattaaaataaagattattttacaTTATAGTCAATAAAGCCCGAGCCCCAAGTTAGCTTGCCGGGCACTTACTCTTACAGAGAtgtcataaaatttaaaagatttgagttgcataaTTACTaccaattaaaatttttgataaaatgacaAACGTTCAGTTCAATAATTGGTATCAGAGATAAGATAACGAATTCAATTATCATTGATT includes these proteins:
- the LOC140975218 gene encoding histone H3.3, which translates into the protein MARTKQTARKSTGGKAPRKQLATKAARKSAPTTGGVKKPHRYRPGTVALREIRKYQKSTELLIRKLPFQRLVREIAQDFKTDLRFQSHAVLALQEAAEAYLVGLFEDTNLCAIHAKRVTIMPKDIQLARRIRGERA